A genomic window from Parasteatoda tepidariorum isolate YZ-2023 chromosome 10, CAS_Ptep_4.0, whole genome shotgun sequence includes:
- the LOC107447984 gene encoding large ribosomal subunit protein uL14: MSKRGRGGTSGAKFRISLGLPVGAVINCADNTGAKNLYIIAVNGIKGRLNRLPAAGCGDMIVATVKKGKPELRKKVMPAVVIRQRKPYRRKDGVFLYFEDNAGVIVNNKGEMKGSAITGPVAKECADLWPRIASNASSIA; encoded by the exons ATGTCTAAGAGAG gtCGTGGTGGTACTTCTGGGGCTAAATTTCGTATATCCCTTGGTTTACCAGTAGGAGCTGTAATTAATTGTGCAGATAACACAG gAGCCAAGAACCTATATATCATTGCTGTAAATGGAATCAAAGGTAGATTAAACAGATTGCCTGCTGCAGGATGTGGTGATATGATTGTAGCAACAGTCAAAAAGGGAAAGccagaattaagaaaaaagg TAATGCCTGCTGTGGTTATTCGCCAGCGGAAACCTTATAGGAGGAAGGATGGTGTGttcttatattttgaagataatgcAGGTGTTATAGTAAATAACAAAGGGGAAATGAAAG GTTCAGCTATAACAGGTCCTGTTGCTAAAGAGTGTGCAGATTTGTGGCCAAGGATAGCTTCAAATGCCAGTAGCATAGCATAA